The Paramixta manurensis region ATAGTGCTGCCACCGCGCTTAAACCTCAAGTAATGATAGATACTATTAATGACTACTTTGCTAATAATGGCGCAACGGTACATCGTAGTCTACACCAAACGGGAAAAGAAACGACTGAACAATATGAAGCGGCACGCTATAAATGCGCAAGCCTGATTAATAGTCCGGCGGTGGAAAATGTCATCTGGACCCGAGGTGCAACTGAATCCATCAATATGATTGCATATGGATACTTACAACATGCAATTAAAGACGGTGACGAAATTATTATTAATGATGCAGAACATCATTCCAATCTCATTCCGTGGCTAATGGTGGCAAAAATTAAAGGCGCAAAGATCGTACGCCTTCCCTTACGTGAAAACGGTACCATTGACGTTCAGTGTTTGGATACGCTAATTAGTGCAAAAACAAAATTTATCGCTCTAACCCAAATGTCGAATGTTACCGGATTCATGCCAGATATACAGGCAGTGATAGAAAAAGCGCACCGAAAAGGGGTGAAAGTCGCGGTTGATGGCGCACAAGGTGCTGCACACAGCCCGCTTGATGTAATCGCCAGCGGCATCGATTTCTATGTGCTGTCGGCACATAAAATGTACGGGCCAACCGGGGTTGGCGTATTGTATTACTCTCCAAATATCGCCGATGAATTTTTTCCTGTATACGGTGGTGGACAAATGCTTTCCACGCTCGAAGGAGAAACCATTATTCCCAAAAAATCGCCGTTTAAATATGAAGCCGGCACACCCAATATCGCCGGTATTCTGGGTTTTGGTGCCGTATTGGATTGGTTGAAAAACTACGATATGGAAGTGCTAAAAAATCACAGCAAACAACTTGTCGATATTATCGATCGCGAACTGCAAAGCACTGTTCCCGGCTATATTCGCTATTCTCAACCGGGAAGTAGTATTCTCTCCTTTAATATTTCAGGGCTACACCATGTTGATTTTTCAACGCTACTTTCTGAATTTGGCATTTCTATTCGCTCAGGAAAACATTGTGCCATTCCACTAATGAAGCATTTTGGAATTAGTGGGACGTTACGTGCCTCGCTGGCGCCTTATAATAATGAAAGCGACGCCTTTCATTTTATTGACGCTATTAAACAAACATTAAAAATTTTAAGACCATAATGAAATCCATTACTATTCCAGATAATCTAATTGATCTATTCAGTCAGTGCGATACGCTTAGCAAAAAATACATCACGATTATGCTTCAGGCTCCGGCGATCCCCCCGATCCCCGACGGAGAAAAAGCAAAAGAGTTGTTTAATTGCCAAAACGTTGCCTATGTATTTACCCGGCAGATGGATAAGCATACCCTCTACTTCGCCGGTGATAGCGATAGTATTTTAATTAAGGGGCTAATGTCGATAATGTTCACCTGCATTAACTACCCGGCAAACCGCGATATCACCCGTTACAATATCGCCCGTATCTTCCAGACGCTGGGGATTGAAAAGCATTACGAAGAATCACTGCCAATGGGACTTGGGCTAGTAGTGGATGAAGTCGAATCAGCCCTCCTCACAGCCAAGTGAAGAAGCGGAAAATGGCTAACTCAGGGTAGCCATAAATTAACAACTCTCCAGCCGGGCATAGGCCGCCACCAGCCATTTGATCCCCTGCCCCTGAAAGGCCACCTGCAACCGGCTATGTTCTCCACTGCCCTCCAGATTGATAATCGTCCCTTCGCCAAATTTGGCGTGGCGCACCCGCTGCCCAAGAGCAAAACCGCTGTCGCTTTTCGTAACCGGGGTGCCCATCCGCTGATGATTGGCCGGGCGGCTAATGCTGGCGCGGAGGCGCACCTCTTCCACACACTCTTCCGGCAGCTCGCCAATAAAGCGCGACGGACGATGGTACACTTCTTTGCCATACAGGCGCCGCGTTTCGGCGTAGGTTAGCGTTAACTTGATCATGGCGCGCGTTACGCCAACGTAGGCCAGCCGACGTTCCTCTTCCAGCCGACCGCCCTCATCCAACGCCATCTGGCTAGGGAACATGCCCTCTTCCATGCCCACAATGAAAACCTGGCTAAACTCGAGGCCTTTTGCCGCGTGCATGGTCATCAGTTGTACCGCGTCCTGCCACTTATCCGCCTGCCCCTCGCCCGCCTCTAGCGCGGCATGAGAGAGAAAGGCCTGCAACGGTAACAAATCTTCATCTTCGTCTTGGTAGCTATATTGCCGGGTCGCGTTCACCAGCTCTTCCAGGTTTTCTATACGCGCCTGGCCCTTCTCGCCTTTCTCTTGTTCGTACATCAACCACAAACCAGAATCCTTAATCACCCGATCGGTTTGTATATGCAACGGTAACTCGCTGGTTTCCTGTGCCAAAGAATCAACTAACTCAATAAACCGTTGTAATGCCGAAGCGGCGCGGCCTGCCAGCGCTTTTTCAACCAAAAGCTCCCGTGTCGCCTGCCACAGCGTTAACTGACGGTCGCGCGAGGTTTGCCGCACCACGTCCAGCGTGCGATCGCCAATGCCGCGCGTTGGCGTGTTCACCACCCGTTCAAATGCCGCATCGTCATTCCGGTTAGCAATCAGGCGCAAATATGCCAGCGCATCCTTAATTTCCTGCCGTTCAAAGAAGCGCATACCGCCGTAAATACGGTACGGCATACTGACCTGGAGCAGCGCCTCTTCCAGCACGCGTGACTGGGCGTTGCTGCGGTACAGAATGGCGCAATCATTCAGCGCGCCGCCGTTTTCCTGCCACACTTTAATGCGGTTAACCACAAAGCGAGCTTCATCCAACTCATTGAACGCACAGTAAAGTGAAATTGCTTCGCCATCGGCACCATCGGTCCAGAGCTCTTTGCCCAGCCGACCATTATTATTTGAAATTAAGGCATTGGCGGCTTTCAGAATCGTGTTCGTCGAACGGTAGTTTTGCTCAAGACGAATAGTCTGTGCGCCGGAGAAGTCTTTCAAAAACCGCTGAATATTTTCAACTTGCGCGCCGCGCCAGCCATAGATGGACTGATCGTCATCACCCACGATGATAACCCGACCAGTGTCCCCTGCCAGCATTCGAATCCAGGCATACTGGATATTGTTCGTATCCTGAAATTCGTCCACTAAAATATTGGTAAAACGTTCGCGGTAATGATTGAGGATGTGCGGTTTGTTCAGCCACAGTTCGTGCGCACGCAGCAGTAGCTCAGCGAAATCCACCAGCCCGGCACGGTCGCACGCTTCCTGATAAGCCTGGTAAATGCGCAGCCAGGTTTGCTCAATAGGATTCCCGTAGCTTTCAATATGCTTAGGCCGTAGGCCTTCATCCTTTTTGCCGTTGATGTACCACATCGCCTGGCGCGCCGGCCACTGCTTCTCATCCAGATTCATGGCTTTAATCAGGCGTTTTAAGAGTCGTAGCTGATCTTCGCTATCCAGAATCTGAAAATCCTGCGGCAAATTCGCATCCAAATGATGCGCTCGCAGTAGACGATGCGCTAAACCATGAAAAGTCCCGATCCACATGCCGCCCTGGCTGGTGCCAACCAATTGCTCAATACGGTGGCGCATCTCCGCCGCCGCTTTGTTGGTAAACGTCACCGCCATTATCGAATAGGGCGAACAGTTCTCGACCGCCAGTAACCAGGCAATACGGTGCACCAGCACGCGCGTCTTTCCGCTACCCGCGCCAGCCAGCACCAGCAGATTGCTGCGTGGCGCCGCCACGGCTTCGCGTTGTTTGTCATTCAAACTGTTGAGCAGATCAGAAACGTCCATAAGCACCGTTCAGTCAGAGAAAACGCTTGCGCGTATTACTGGATATTTATACAGATTATTATATCAGCGTGGTCAGCGATGCCAACTGCGAAATTTCAATATGCGGCAGCAAACGTGAATCCTGAATATGCATCAGGTTCCCTTCACGGAGATTGATCCAACAGGATTGCATACCGCAGCGGAGTGAACCGGCCACATCGGTGGTGAGATCATCCCCCACATGCAGGATATTGCCCAACGGCACACCGAGCCGAACGGCTGCCAGATGGTACATATCTTCGTAAGGTTTAGCACGTCCGTCCGGCCCGGCGCGCAGCACAAAGCGAAAGTATTTGTCGAGCCCGAATAGATGAGGCTGGGCGTTACCATTAGTAATCGCCACCAGCGGCATACGCTCCGCCAACGCCGCCAGCGTGATATGCGTCTCTTCCGGCACCTCAATTTTGCTGCGCCAGTGGGCGAATACCTCCATCACTTTATCCGCCCCTTCTGCGGCTTCTTGCGCCGTCAGGCCGATGTCGCGCATGGCCTGCTCTACCGCGCGCCGCCGCCATTCACTGACATCATGATAGATGTCCGGCTCTTGCGCTAACAGCCGGTTACGCAACGTCTGGTAATCTTCGAGCGAGAAATCCTGCAAGGCAGGATGATAGGCCTGTAAAAAAGCGTGCGACTCTGCGGTAGTTTTCCGAATCACTGGATGATTATCATACAGTGTGTCATCAAGATCGAATGTCATCGCCTTGATTGAATGTAGCGGACGATAAAAATGCATCAGGATTTTCCTCGTTTGGCACGGGGATGTGCGGCATCGTAAACCGAGGCCAAATGTTGAAAGTCGAGGTGGGTATAGATTTGCGTGGTCGATAAATTTGCATGACCCAACAGCTCTTGTACGGCGCGTAAATCGCCGCTGGATTCGAGCATATGCGTGGCAAAAGAGTGGCGTAATTTATGCGGATGTACATGGCTGCTTACGCCCTGCTTGATCCCCCACTCGGCAAAGCGTTTCTGTACATTACGCACCGAAATCCGTCGCCCCTGGCTGGAGAGAAATACCGCTTCATCTTCCGGGGCGAAAAAATCGCGTAATGCTAACCAATGTTCAAGCCAAGTCACCGCCGTGCGACCAATGGGTAAACGCCGCTCTTTACTGCCTTTCCCCATCACCCAGACCTCGCCGGAGGCCAAATCCAGGTGGCGGCAATCAATCCCCACCAGTTCAGAAAGTCGCAACCCGGCACCGTACATAATTTCCAGCATCGCGCGATCGCGTACCGCCAACGGATCGTTTAGATCAATCTCTAACAGCTGGTTTACTTCATCGACATCAATATTTTTCGGCAGATGCCGCGGTGCGCGTGGCGTGGCAATCCCTTTCGCCGGGTTAGCCTTCAATTTGCCTTGCGCGACTTGCCAGTCAAGAAAACTACGTAATGCTGAAAGACGTAACGCCAGACTAGCCGGTTGTAGCCCGGCGCGACGGCTACGGGCCGCCAGCGAACGTACGTGGGCGGCATCCAGCGTGGCCCAATCGGTAATGCCCATCTCATCCGCCAGTGCGCAAAGCGCCGCTAACTGATGGGCATAGCTTTTTTGCGTTAAGGGGCTTAACTGCCGCTCTACTTTCAAATAACGCAAAAAGCCCTCAATAGCAGCGTGAAGAGGCGAATCGCCCTTCATGCCCTTTCGACCCAGCGGGAGAGTAAATCCGGCATCATCAATGCTAAATGCTGCAACAACAGCGTTCCCATCCCGGATTGATAGTGCTGATTATCCCGACTGCTAAAGATTAACAGCCCCAGGTCTCCGTGATCGCCCATTAGCGACATCGCTACGGAACCAATCGCTTTGGCTTGCGGTAACAGTAACAGCAGTTCCGGGCCATTCAGGCTGCCGAGGTAGTGCTGCTCTTTCCCTAACCGTTGAACGCGCACTGCTTCGAATGCCTGACGCGAGAGCGCTAGCTGGGTAAAATCAGACGGCGCGCCGATGCGCCATTTATCGCTAAACAGGCGAACATTGGCTCCCGCCAACCCCATCTCACGCGCCCAACGATGTAGACGGTTCAGCATGTCATGCAACGAAGGCGCGGCGGCGAGGTGCCCCTGTAAAGACAACAAGCGATCAAACAATTGATGGTTAGCGGTCGCTTGTTCCATTAACAGCGTGATCTCTTCTTCCAACTGGTTAATGTGGTTGCGCTGACGCGCCATATGCCACTCAACCAGCGAAACGGTACCGCGCACCGGATGCGGTACCATCATTTGCTCAACCTGGCGCGCGTTGCGAATGAAGAAATCGGGATTGCGCAGTAAATAATCACTTACGGCGCTGTCATCCAGCACACTATCGCTGGTTGGCTGTTCCTGTTCTCCGACATTTTTCATAAATGAATAAACCCGTCGTAAACGTGTGTGGCCGGCCCGGTCATATACAACGGATGCCCCGGCCCTTTCCAGGCGATATACAAACTCCCGCCCGGCAGATCAACGCGGACTTTTTCCGCAAGGAGTGTTTGCTGAATCCCCACCGCAACCGCGGCACAGGCGCCGCTTCCGCAGGCCTGGGTTTCGCCCGCACCGCGTTCATACACACGCAGCCGGATATGTTCGCGATTCACCACTTCCATAAAACCGACGTTCACCCGCTCCGGGAAACGCTCATGGCTTTCCAATACCGGCCCTAACATCTCTACCGCGGCGGTTTGAACGCTATCTACCTGTATAACACAGTGCGGGTTACCCATCGACACCACGCCGCACATTACCGTTTGTTCTGCGGCACGCATCAGATAGAGATTTTCCGCCTTATTGGCGCGAAACGGTACCTGCTGCGGATCAAAATTAGGCTCGCCCATATTAACCCGAACCCGCTCATCTTCAGTGACGCTGAGCACCATCCGACCGGTTTGCGTGCTGACGCGAATATCGCTCTTATTGGTCAGCCCTTTCAGGCGGACAAAACGGGCAAAACAGCGCGCACCATTGCCGCACTGTGCCACTTCACTGCCATCGGCATTGAAAATACGGTAATGAAAATCGAGATCGGGATCGTAAGGCGGTTCCACAATCAATAGTTGATCGAAGCCGATCCCCAGATGACGATCGGCCAGACGGCGAATCAGCTCCGGAGAGAAATAGACGTTTTGCGTCACGGCATCAACCACCATGAAATCATTGCCCAGACCGTGCATTTTTGAGAACTGCATTTTCTGCTCCGCCGATTGCGCCATGATTATTGCGCCGTTTGTGTGCCCGTCAGCGGGTTAGTTTGTGGCTGCGACTGCGACGGCTGTTGAGCAGGTTGTTCTACCTGGCCCGACGGTGTCTGCTGCTGAGTCGGTGACGTGCTCTGTTCTGGCTGAGCCGACGTTTCACTCTGCTGGGTTTGCGGCTGAACCGGTTGTTCTACCGGCTTCTGCGGTTGTTCTTTTGGCGGAAAATAGAGCGGCCCTTTCAACCCGCAGCCGGCCAAACTCGCCAGCGCCAGCGCCAGCGCCAGCCGGCAAATCATTTTACTCATTCTCATTCTGCTCATGATTAATGCTGTATCAGGTTGCTTATCATCGCAGGTGAACTCTGAAAAGCAATAGGAATTGATGATTCGCACCCTTCCGTTATGGCGATAATACCGGTGTATACCCTAAATAATTCGAGCGGCAGGAAGGCGGCGACGCAGCGAGTCCCTGGTCAAAGCCAACGCGCATGCAACTTGAAGTATGACGGGTATATTTTGCAAACCGAGACACCACGTTATACTCAGCCAAACGACAAAGGAAGCAATGATGAACGACAGTGAATTTCACCAACTGGCTGACGGCCTGATGTTATCCATCGAAGAGCATCTCGACGCCTACGATGGCGACAGCGATATTGATTACGAAACGCACGGCGGCATCATGACGCTGAGCTTCGAAAACGGTAGCAAAATTGTCATTAACCGCCAGGAGCCGCTTCATCAAGTTTGGCTGGCGACCAAAGGTGGCGGCTATCACTTTGATTATAAAGGCGACAAGTGGATATGCGACCGCAGCGGTTTTGATTTTTGGCAACTGCTGGAAGAAGCCTGTAGCGCACAGTCAGGCGAGCAAATCAGCTTCAACTAGGCCGCAAGGGCGGTGGTTTCGCGCCGCCCGGCCTTACATCTGGTAGCGCTGGAGATAATCGACGTTGTCATTGTCCGGCATGGTTGCGCACAATTGTGTCAAAGCCTGGCTACGAAAGGGAATGACCTGTAAGCGCTCATCGGCTTTCACAATTTGATAAAATTGCGGCAAATTGAAATTGATAAAGCTAGAGCCATAGGTAAAGCGGTCATGCGAGGAAGAGTAAAAGCGGCTGACATCACGCACCAATTCCTCTTTACTCCCTTCGCAATGGTGGTAAATCTCCACGCGGTTGGCCTCATCCAGAATATAGATATTGAAGCCGCGATCGTCGGTAGTATCTTCAAAGAAGAACTGAATGATGCCTTCGCTGGCGTACCCATTCACTACCGCCGGTAAGCGTGTCTGATCGGTTTCCACCTTGATCGACAGGCCATGCAGTTTGTTATTCGAAATCGCGCCGTAAAATTCCACCGCGTTCTCCAGTTTTTGAACTGAAACGCTCAGGCGCTCAAAAAACAACCCCCAGGTTTGCCCGGCAACGCGTAAGGCTTTAAACCGCCCCGGTTCTTGCCGTGTGCTAGAGAGGCGCAACTCAATACATTCCGATACTAACTGCTGAACGCGCGTGCGAATTAAACCGCGTAAATGCTGGCTGTAGCAAAAAACTTCAACCGCATCCGGCGGCGCGGCATCCTGATGCATTTTGCCAAGAATGGTTTTTAATGCATCGATCATCGCCTGCTCGCCGTTGAAATGTAACGTACGCACCTCATTCCATGAGTTGCGGTAGAGCAGATCGATACTGCCGATCAAGCACTGCTGCTGCTCTCCAAAGCTGAACACATCCAGCTTACGGAAATCAAAATGCACCACCTGATTGCGAAACGCCGCAGTCGGATCATATTCGAGATTGACAATAATCGACAGGTGACGAATCTCGCAGGGGCTATATAGCGCTTTTGGCGTCGGCGCGGGCAAGCGCAGCGGGAAGTGGCTCGAAACATCCGCCACCAGTTCCTGCAAACGCGCCAGGTCGCAAATTTCATTGCCTTTAATGTGCAAACGCGTTTTATCGGTCAACAACCCGTTAAACCAAGCCCACGCCACCAACTTATTCAGGTAACGGTTATATTCGAGCGGCTGGTGGCTAATGATCGAGCTCATATCCGGCGACTGGTTATAAAGATACCAGCCCGCCCGGTTGGCGCGCCCGTTCGGGACATGAATAAAGGTCAAATGCTGTTCAGACAGGTCAGGTGAAATTTGCGGATTGACCAGCGTCACTTTACCCGGCAACGCTTCAAAGGCCGCGTACAACTTACGGGTCAACACCCCAATGTCTTGTGGGCTGGCGCTGACGCTTAAATTGTTGCGCCGGGCAAAACGGATCAGATTACGATAACTCTGCATCATCGCATCCAGCAATTCATTATGCGCCTCGCGTACACGTTCAATCTTCCAGTCCGCCCGGCTATCAAGAATGGTGAGACGCTCAGTATCCCAGCCCCACTCTTTAACCAGTTGGTTCAGGATCTCACGCCGCCATCCAACATGATGCCGGTTCTCTTCCTGCGACAGTTTTTCACACACTTTCAGATAAAAACAACGGCGCACTAAATCAAGACGCGCATGATCGTCAATACTGGTCAAATAGTGCGTCACGCGCTCCAGCATCATGCAGTAAGGATCAAGGCCAAATGAAACGATCTCACCATCATGCAGACGTTGTTTAATATCCATCGCCAGTAATTGCGTGTTGGGGTACTCCCAAGAATACGCTTCCAGCAGCAGCGTTTTCAGCACCGCTTTATACGGTGAATCGATACTTTTATATAACTGCCACAGGCTGGCACCGAAGTACTCTTCGGCAGACAACGTACCCAAACCGCCCAGATCCAGCCACTCATTCGGCGTCAAAACGCCCTGCGCGTAGAGCGTCATAACATAATCGTCGTAATGCTCTTCTTCTTCGCCCGGCACCATATTCCACAGAATACGTTTACCCGCCATGCGTACCGCAGTGCGATAAAACTCATCCAGTAACAGGATATGCTGAGTAGAACCACAATCCTCTGCGCCCAGGCTCCCGCTTTCATTATGGCGGAAGCGGTTTTCATCAATCAGGAAAAAACTCACCTCGACGCCCATTGAGGCACACCACTTTTGCAGCAGCGTACATTTTTTCTGCAAACAAAGGCGCTCTTCATTATCCAGCCATGCCTGATGGCAGACCCAGATATCCAGATCGGAAATGGTATTTTGACCCACGGAGGAGGTGCTGCCCATTGAGTAAACGCCGGTAATCGGCATTTCACCTTTGACCGGCTCGACGACGGCGATACCGGATTTATCCTGTTGGGCGTTTAGCCAGGATTGTTGGTTTTCATCAGGCGTAAAAAAGCTGATGCCATGTGGAACGTTACCCTCAAGGTAACCCGGCATCTGCGGATGATGATAATGTAATAAGGTTGGCAGCAGACTGTAAACCTGTTGAAAAGCAGGTCCCATTGCAGCCAGTGCGCGATCAACACGCAACTGGTTTATGGCATCCAGTCTCTGTTTCAGTGTCTCAATGTAGAGGTACAAGACGTCTCGCCTGATTGTCCCAGTGCTTACAAAAACCCTGTTTCCGAAATCCGCCGCTTAATCTAAAAATAGTCGTGCGAATTATTGCTGGAAACGTGATCAATCTAACACCTGGCAGATTGACCGTAAAGAAAGTTGCGCTACACATAGTCTAGCATGTTTTACAGTCAACCGGCCCGTCTAATCCTTTTGAGCGCTTTCCCTACCCTTTTAAACCCCGTTGAAACTGACAGCGTTCACCTATCAATGATAGGATAATCAGTGAACTGTCAAAAACGGTAACAAGCATGTTAGACAAAATTTTAAGAATTGCCACCAGGCAAAGCCCGCTTGCTTTATGGCAGGCACAATATGTTCAAGAACGCCTGATGGCCTGCCATGCAGGACTACGCGTTGAATTAGTGCCCATGGTCACCCGTGGCGACGTTTTGCTTGATACGCCGCTTGCTAAAGTCGGCGGCAAAGGGCTGTTTGTCAAAGAGCTTGAGCTAGCAATGCTTGAACACCGTGCCGACATTGCGGTGCATTCAATGAAGGATGTACCGGTAGCGTTTCCTGAAGGATTGGGGTTGGTGACCATTTGTGAGCGTGACGATCCGCTTGATGCCTTTGTTTCCAATCACTATCTCTCCCTTGACGATTTACCGCAAGGCGCGGTGATCGGCACCTCCAGCCTGCGTCGCCAGTGCCAAATTAGCGCACGCCGTCCTGACCTGGTGATCCGCTCATTGCGTGGCAATGTCGGTACCCGGCTGGCAAAACTGGATGCCGGTGAATATGACGCGATTATCCTCGCGGCTGCCGGGCTGAAACGCCTGGGGCTCAGCGAACGAATTCGCTATGCCATGCCCGCCGAAGAGTCCTTGCCCGCCGTGGGTCAGGGTGCGGTAGGCATTGAGTGCCGTCTCGACGATCAACAAACTATTACGCTGTTGGCGGCGCTTAATCACGATGACACCGCAACCCGAGTGAAAGCTGAACGCGCGATGAATACACGTCTGGAAGGCGGTTGCCAGGTGCCCATCGGCAGTTACGCGGTCCTGGAAGGCGATACGCTGTGGTTACGCGGTTTGGTAGGGTCGCCTGATGGTAAAACGCTCATTTCTGGCGAGCGGCGCGGCCCGCGTCAGCACGCAGAACAAATGGGGATTTCGCTGGCAGAAGAGCTGCTGGAAAATGGCGCACGCGAGATTTTGCGTGAAGTCTATCAGGGGAATCCTCCCGGATGACGATCCTGGTAACTCGCCCATCGCCAGCCGCCGAGGAGCTGGTCACCCGTCTGCGTACGCTGGGTTTGGTTGCCTGGAGCTTTCCTTTGATTGAATTCACTCCCGGGCGCGAGCTGGATCGGCTGCCCGGCCAGTTAGCCGCCTTGCAGCCGGCTGATTTGGTTTTCGCACTGTCGCAGCATGTTATTCATTATGCACAACCGTTATTACAACAAGCGGGTTTAACATGGCCCGCCAGCCTGAACTATTATGCTATAGGGCGCAGTACCGCGTTGGCTTTACATACCGCCAGCGGATTAGCGGTTGAGTACCCGCACGAAAGCGAAACCAGTGAAATTTTGATCCAATTGCCCGCGCTCAGACGAGTGAAAGGCAAACGGGCGTTGATTTTGCGCGGCAATGGCGGGCGCGAATTATTGGGCCATACGCTGCGCGAACGCGGAGCCGAGGTTCTGTTTTTGGAATGTTACCAACGTTGCGCTAAACATTATGATGGTTTTATTGAAGGGCGACGTTGGCGTGAACGTGGGATCGAGACGTTGGTAGTAACCAGCGGTGAGATGCTGCAACAACTTTACTCGCTATTCCCCGCGATTGACCGTGAGGAATGGCTGCTGCGCTGCCGATTGGTGGTCGTCAGCGAACGTTTGGCTACTCTGGCCAGGGAATTAGGCTGGCGAAATATCCTGGTAGCCGATGGTGCTGATAACGATGCGCTGCTGCGCGCGTTACAATAAACTTAAATATGGGATGTGCCACAATGACGGAACAAAAAGACTCCTCCGCCATGGTTGAAGAGACTACCCCCGCGGTAGAAACCACGACGCCGCCAGAGCAACCAGAACCGCGCAAAAGCAAAAATACCGGCACCGCGCTTGGCGTGCTGGCAATTGTGATTGCGCTGGCGTTAGGTGCCGGGTTGTATATTAACGGTAAACATCAACTGCAATTGCAGGCCGATGCCAGTCAGGCATTGAGTGATAAACTTACCGCGTTACAGCAGCAGGCCAATGGCGATAAACAGCAGTTAACGCAGCAGTTAGCGGCGCAAACCAACGCGTTACAAAGTGCGCAGGAGCAGCAGAAAGCCATTAGTAAGCAGTTGGATGAGCTAAAAGAAAAAGTCGCGACTATCTCCGGCAACGATTCACGTACCTGGTTGCTTGCTCAGGCGGATTATCTGGTGAAACTGGCCGGACGCAAGTTGTGGAGCGATCAGGATGTCACCACCGCTGCAGCGTTGTTAAAAAGCGCCGACGCCAGTCTGGCCGATATGAACGATCCCAGCTTAATTGAGGTGCGTCGCGCCTTAACCTCAGATATCAGTAATCTTTCGGCGGTCAGCCAGGTGGATTACGATGGCATTATCTTAAAGCTAAATCAGCTCTCTAACGGCGTTGATAACCTGCGTTTAGCGGATAATGATAACGACGATACGCCGATGGATACCGACAGTGGTGAACTGACTTCATCGCTGCGCGAGTGGCGGCAAAATCTGGTCAAAAGCTGGCATAACTTTATGGATGATTTTATTACCATCCGTCGCCGGGATAATACCGCTGAGCCATTATTGGCGCCGAATCAAGACGTATATTTACGTGAAAATATTCGTTCTCGCTTGCTGATTGCGGCGCAGGCCGTGCCGCGCCATCAGGATGAAATTTATAAACAATCCATTGATACGGTTTCGGCTTGGGTACGCGCCTGGTTTGATACCAATGATCCCAATACGAAAGCCTTTTTGTCACAGCTTGACGATCTCAGCCAGCAAAGTGTTTCCATGGACGTGCCGGATTCGCTGAGCAGCCAGCCATTACTGGATAAAGTGATGCAAACGCGCGTTCGTAATCTGCTGGCACAGCCTTCCGCTTCCGCGCAGCAGCAGGGAGAATAAGCAATGTTAAAAGTGCTTTTGCTTTTCCTTCTGCTGATTGCCGGTGTCGTGATTGGCCCGATGATTGCCGGGCATCAGGGCTATGTGCTGATTCAAACCGATAACTGGAACATTGAAACCAGCGTCACCGGTTTAGCGATCATTTTAGTGTTGTCGCTGATTATTATCCTGTTAGTCGAGTGGGCGCTAAGGCGCATGTTCCGTACCGGTGCGAAAACACGCGGCTGGTTCCTTGGGCGTAAACGCAGTCGGGCGCGGCGTCAAACCCATGAAGCGCTGGTGAAATTAGCGGAGGGTGATTACAAACAGGTCGAGAAATTACTTTCACGTAATGCCGATCACGCAGAACAGCCGG contains the following coding sequences:
- the hemD gene encoding uroporphyrinogen-III synthase is translated as MTILVTRPSPAAEELVTRLRTLGLVAWSFPLIEFTPGRELDRLPGQLAALQPADLVFALSQHVIHYAQPLLQQAGLTWPASLNYYAIGRSTALALHTASGLAVEYPHESETSEILIQLPALRRVKGKRALILRGNGGRELLGHTLRERGAEVLFLECYQRCAKHYDGFIEGRRWRERGIETLVVTSGEMLQQLYSLFPAIDREEWLLRCRLVVVSERLATLARELGWRNILVADGADNDALLRALQ
- the hemX gene encoding uroporphyrinogen-III C-methyltransferase, coding for MTEQKDSSAMVEETTPAVETTTPPEQPEPRKSKNTGTALGVLAIVIALALGAGLYINGKHQLQLQADASQALSDKLTALQQQANGDKQQLTQQLAAQTNALQSAQEQQKAISKQLDELKEKVATISGNDSRTWLLAQADYLVKLAGRKLWSDQDVTTAAALLKSADASLADMNDPSLIEVRRALTSDISNLSAVSQVDYDGIILKLNQLSNGVDNLRLADNDNDDTPMDTDSGELTSSLREWRQNLVKSWHNFMDDFITIRRRDNTAEPLLAPNQDVYLRENIRSRLLIAAQAVPRHQDEIYKQSIDTVSAWVRAWFDTNDPNTKAFLSQLDDLSQQSVSMDVPDSLSSQPLLDKVMQTRVRNLLAQPSASAQQQGE